One genomic window of Aethina tumida isolate Nest 87 chromosome 3, icAetTumi1.1, whole genome shotgun sequence includes the following:
- the LOC109602489 gene encoding cardioactive peptide yields the protein MTTLTLWIICGCVIYMFQVDAAYLPKRGPAPFNTKERILDPKKRPFCNAFTGCGRKRSNLPALSDQGEEIDESIGSLLELSAEPAVEDLSRQIMSEAKLWEAIQEANVELNRRKQGLSDIPEDDAVPARSATASCALPPCYI from the exons ATGACGACGTTGACGTTATGGATCATCTGCGGATGCGTCATCTATATGTTCCAGGTTGATGCCGCGTATCTCCCCAAGAGAGGG CCGGCACCTTTTAACACTAAGGAAAGGATACTAGACCCGAAAAAGAGACCATTTTGTAACGCATTCACAG GTTGCGGCAGAAAGAGATCGAATCTGCCGGCCCTTTCAGACCAAGGCGAAGAGATAGACGAGTCGATTGGGAGCTTGTTGGAGTTAAGCGCAGAGCCCGCTGTCGAAGATTTGTCTCGCCAGATTATGTCGGAGGCCAAACTGTGGGAGGCTATACAGGAAGCCAATGTGGAACTCAACAGACGCAAACAAGGACTCTCCGATATACCGGAAGATGACGCCGTGCCTGCCAGAAGTGCCACAGCCTCTTGTGCACTTCCGCCGTGTTACATTTAA
- the LOC109602474 gene encoding homeobox protein BarH-like 1b: MLHHYNYSTSLSHFLSYHQLEEQNASENDHTISSALCDELSQEDDLRCRSNSSASNNKSFTIAAILGLKNDGKDMSPALGELSVMNLSVHPAVSADRSLACGRLQLPVHRHGTAATAAAAAAAAAAVAQHYSVAQGCPSRQSVRGLKHMSPSSLQQASKKNCKSKRVRTIFTPEQLERLEAEFERQQYMVGPERLYLAHTLQLTEAQVKVWFQNRRIKWRKHHLELTHQRLAVLKQQQLMLDDSHPDVQDTNSSGTDT; encoded by the exons ATGTTGCACCACTACAATTATTCCACCTCATTGAGCCATTTCCTCAGCTACCACCAACTGGAAGAACAAAACGCGAGCGAAAACGACCACACCATATCGAGTGCTCTCTGTGATGAACTCTCCCAAGAGGACGATCTGCGATGTAGGAGCAACTCGTCCGCGTCCAACAATAAATCTTTCACCATTGCTGCGATATTAG GTTTAAAGAACGATGGCAAAGACATGAGTCCCGCACTCGGTGAATTAAGTGTCATGAATTTGAGCGTTCATCCCGCTGTGAGTGCCGACCGGTCTTTAGCATGTGGGAGACTTCAGCTTCCGGTGCATCGACACGGAACCGCCgccaccgccgccgccgccgccgccgcagCAGCCGCCGTCGCACAACACTACTCAGTTGCTCAGGGTTGTCCATCTAGACAATCAG TGAGAGGTTTAAAACACATGTCGCCGTCAAGTTTGCAACAGGCGAGTAAAAAGAATTGTAAGAGCAAACGTGTGCGGACAATCTTCACTCCCGAGCAGTTGGAACGTCTGGAGGCGGAATTCGAGAGGCAGCAATACATGGTCGGACCAGAACGTCTCTATTTAGCCCACACTCTACAACTGACGGAGGCTCAA GTGAAGGTTTGGTTCCAAAACAGGAGAATTAAATGGCGAAAACACCATTTGGAACTGACTCATCAACGGCTGGCAGTTTTGAAGCAACAGCAATTGATGTTGGACGACTCTCATCCGGACGTGCAGGACACGAATAGTTCCGGCACAGATACGTGA